The following are from one region of the Candidatus Delongbacteria bacterium genome:
- the infB gene encoding translation initiation factor IF-2 — protein MSYKIFSIAKELKLHTDTILDFVKNTLNLDTSKKIYTRLDENQYLEVLKKFDIEAYNKKIGKEDSPSKPYLEKNIVEKRTIDLNDEVNAILSVTDESIQANRKNKNNRSVRKIRKDETPSDTFIKPEVKESVSSEPQNKGNEYKSHKDYKKPKKDYPSSSNENDNKESKRSVVPPQELIEKPNTDRSVKKKKKGYNETEETDIESEEDARNKKAKDSKKKDSVKKEPEKVVKPGKTVLKKKKTKNIVFNNIDTEADSEGSPSVTRKKKKKKVVDQEAVKDSVKNTLKQMGQDQAKSFKRKKRKKTQDGAEVEVEVNVITVTEFISTQELANKLGVTAAEIIGKCFSLGLLITINQRLDKEQIELICSEFEFDCEFESEYDVEAIELEAEEEREEDLAFRPPIVTIMGHVDHGKTSLLDYIRKAHVVEGESGGITQHIGAYEAVYDEKQITFLDTPGHEAFTAMRARGAKVTDIVVIVIAADDSIMPQTIEAIDHSKAAGVPIIIAINKMDKPQADAVRIKADLSGLNVVVEDLGGKVQCVEISAKSGMGVESLLDSILIEAEMLDLKANPIVPARCVVVESRLDKGLGSIATVLVQKGTLKVGDIFVCGQYSGRVRGLMNERKERIKDAGPAIPAVVLGMAGTPKAGDILMVVGSEREAKEIATKRQQLNRAQAQHKMKIMSLDQISQQIKLGEVKELNIIIKGDVDGSVEAISDSIMKLSNDEVAVRVVHKGVGSISESDVLLAQASNAIILGFSVRPNLKAKELSERENVEIRLYSIIYDLINEVKQALEGLLSPDIKEEIVGTVEVRETFKVPKVGMIAGSYVLSGKIGKHSKVRLVRNDVVIYTGRISSLRRIKDDVKEVLTGFECGIGIENYNDLKIGDIIEVFIEKEVMRTLD, from the coding sequence ATGAGTTATAAAATTTTCAGCATAGCCAAAGAGTTGAAACTTCACACCGATACTATTCTTGATTTTGTCAAGAATACACTAAATCTTGATACGTCCAAAAAAATCTATACCAGATTGGATGAAAATCAATATCTTGAAGTTCTGAAGAAATTCGATATCGAGGCGTATAATAAAAAAATTGGAAAAGAAGATTCTCCTAGCAAACCTTATCTGGAAAAGAATATTGTTGAAAAAAGAACAATTGATTTGAATGATGAGGTAAATGCTATCCTTAGTGTAACTGATGAATCTATCCAGGCAAATAGAAAAAACAAAAACAATAGATCAGTAAGAAAAATTAGAAAAGATGAAACACCTTCGGATACTTTTATCAAACCTGAAGTAAAAGAATCTGTATCTTCTGAGCCACAGAATAAGGGAAATGAATACAAATCTCATAAAGATTATAAGAAGCCTAAAAAAGATTATCCTTCATCATCGAATGAAAATGATAACAAAGAATCTAAAAGATCTGTAGTACCACCACAGGAATTGATAGAAAAACCTAATACAGACAGATCAGTTAAGAAAAAGAAAAAGGGATATAACGAAACAGAAGAAACTGATATCGAAAGCGAAGAAGATGCAAGAAACAAAAAAGCAAAAGATTCAAAGAAAAAAGATTCAGTAAAAAAGGAACCTGAAAAGGTTGTAAAGCCAGGAAAAACTGTTTTAAAGAAAAAGAAAACTAAAAATATTGTTTTCAACAATATTGATACAGAAGCTGATTCTGAAGGATCTCCTTCCGTTACTAGGAAAAAGAAAAAAAAGAAAGTCGTTGATCAAGAAGCCGTAAAAGATTCTGTAAAAAATACTTTAAAGCAGATGGGGCAGGATCAGGCAAAATCTTTTAAAAGAAAGAAACGTAAAAAAACACAAGATGGTGCTGAAGTTGAAGTTGAAGTTAACGTAATTACAGTTACTGAATTTATTTCAACCCAGGAACTCGCAAATAAACTTGGAGTTACTGCCGCAGAGATTATTGGTAAATGTTTTTCTTTGGGCTTACTAATTACTATAAATCAGCGTCTTGATAAAGAGCAAATAGAATTGATTTGTTCAGAATTTGAGTTCGATTGTGAATTTGAATCTGAGTATGATGTTGAGGCAATTGAATTGGAAGCAGAGGAAGAAAGAGAAGAAGACTTAGCTTTCAGACCTCCAATTGTAACAATTATGGGTCACGTAGATCATGGTAAAACATCACTTCTTGATTATATTAGAAAAGCACACGTTGTTGAAGGTGAATCAGGTGGTATAACTCAACATATTGGTGCTTATGAAGCTGTTTATGATGAAAAACAAATAACATTCTTGGATACTCCAGGTCACGAAGCTTTCACTGCGATGAGGGCTAGGGGTGCAAAGGTAACTGATATTGTAGTTATTGTAATTGCTGCAGATGATAGTATAATGCCTCAAACTATTGAAGCAATAGACCACTCTAAAGCTGCTGGCGTTCCTATAATTATAGCTATAAATAAAATGGATAAGCCTCAGGCTGATGCTGTAAGAATTAAAGCAGATCTTTCTGGACTTAATGTAGTTGTTGAAGACCTAGGTGGTAAAGTTCAATGTGTTGAAATTTCTGCGAAATCTGGTATGGGTGTAGAATCTTTGCTTGATAGTATTCTTATAGAAGCAGAAATGCTTGACTTGAAAGCTAATCCTATAGTTCCTGCTAGATGTGTTGTTGTTGAATCAAGACTAGATAAAGGTTTAGGTTCCATTGCAACTGTTCTTGTACAGAAAGGAACTTTGAAAGTTGGTGATATTTTTGTTTGTGGTCAATACTCTGGAAGAGTTCGTGGTTTGATGAACGAAAGAAAAGAGAGAATTAAAGACGCAGGTCCAGCAATTCCAGCGGTAGTTCTTGGTATGGCAGGTACTCCTAAAGCTGGAGATATTTTGATGGTTGTTGGAAGCGAAAGAGAAGCAAAAGAAATTGCAACAAAAAGACAGCAACTTAATAGAGCTCAAGCACAACACAAGATGAAAATTATGTCACTTGACCAAATTTCTCAGCAGATTAAACTTGGAGAAGTTAAAGAACTTAACATAATCATCAAGGGTGATGTGGATGGTTCTGTTGAAGCTATTTCAGACTCTATTATGAAACTATCAAATGATGAAGTTGCTGTAAGAGTTGTTCATAAAGGTGTTGGTAGTATATCAGAATCTGATGTTCTTCTAGCTCAGGCTTCTAACGCTATCATTCTTGGTTTTTCAGTAAGACCTAATCTTAAAGCGAAAGAATTATCTGAAAGAGAGAATGTAGAAATAAGATTGTATAGCATTATTTACGATCTGATAAACGAAGTTAAACAAGCACTTGAGGGACTTCTATCTCCTGATATCAAAGAAGAGATTGTTGGTACTGTAGAAGTAAGAGAAACATTTAAAGTTCCAAAAGTTGGTATGATCGCTGGTTCTTATGTTCTTTCTGGTAAGATAGGAAAACACTCAAAGGTACGTTTGGTAAGAAACGATGTTGTCATTTACACAGGTAGAATTTCTTCACTACGAAGGATTAAAGATGATGTTAAAGAAGTTCTAACTGGATTTGAGTGTGGTATCGGTATTGAAAATTATAATGATTTGAAAATTGGCGACATTATAGAAGTGTTTATTGAAAAAGAAGTTATGAGGACTCTTGACTAA
- a CDS encoding flagellar biosynthetic protein FliO: MKKIVTAIVSISGYLLAIDLDKVDSLVNKDAKDSLVFAAKKAIENTQNSSIVDIGIKMAIMLLIVIVFIYLFVYVIKKFQDGKKIAGSFDADMYKILGAAPLTYNKHLQLIKFNGKVYLLAVSEKDVTLIDKIENSETIEELENRTNSDSSRFSKLLKINLDKLRK, from the coding sequence ATGAAAAAGATTGTTACTGCCATTGTTTCAATTTCAGGATATCTGCTTGCAATTGACCTTGATAAGGTCGATTCTCTGGTGAATAAAGATGCAAAAGATAGTCTTGTTTTTGCAGCTAAAAAGGCTATAGAAAATACTCAAAATAGTTCCATTGTCGATATCGGTATTAAAATGGCTATCATGCTATTAATCGTGATAGTTTTTATCTATCTTTTTGTTTACGTGATTAAGAAATTCCAAGATGGCAAAAAAATTGCTGGTAGTTTTGATGCTGACATGTATAAGATACTTGGGGCTGCACCATTGACATACAATAAGCATTTGCAATTGATTAAATTCAATGGGAAAGTATATCTTCTTGCAGTATCGGAAAAGGATGTAACTTTGATCGATAAAATTGAAAATAGTGAAACAATTGAAGAGCTTGAAAATAGAACGAATTCCGATAGCTCTCGATTTTCTAAGCTTCTAAAAATTAATCTGGATAAATTGAGAAAATGA
- the rbfA gene encoding 30S ribosome-binding factor RbfA — MADSKRQNRLSEEIRKLVSNMIFSELNISELKYATITSVKISPDLYYANIFYNVMESGPVKRGEIERLFTINRKKIRQFLSQKLRIKQAPEIKFIYDDTLDKVYHIEKLLEGIKKDEPSVPDNNEEV, encoded by the coding sequence ATGGCAGACAGTAAAAGACAAAACAGATTATCTGAAGAGATCAGGAAACTTGTATCTAATATGATATTTTCAGAATTAAATATAAGTGAACTTAAATATGCAACAATAACAAGTGTTAAGATTTCTCCTGATCTTTACTACGCCAATATTTTCTATAATGTTATGGAGTCAGGACCAGTAAAGAGAGGTGAAATCGAAAGACTTTTTACTATAAATAGAAAAAAGATTAGACAATTCTTATCTCAAAAACTGAGAATTAAACAAGCTCCAGAAATAAAGTTCATTTACGATGATACTCTTGATAAGGTTTATCATATTGAGAAACTTCTTGAAGGAATCAAAAAAGATGAACCTTCAGTTCCTGATAATAACGAAGAAGTTTAG
- a CDS encoding 4Fe-4S dicluster domain-containing protein, which yields MNWNIIFFILIPLFFFSFSLFSLIEKEYTASKKSFSLAIFSIILLIILMNFIEILTIVNIIILTSTMIILTPYNGKILKEYSIPKKLIDERDIMFSRNLLKPETDEYKEYYSNHPEYEILDNKFRSNPGLLNDKSYYYDQNTFNASIATFQTIELLHCSLDNKSLGDKKCNINMSEFSKFIKKWILDSGANSVGITELKDYHFYTHIGRGKDRGKEIFNKHKTAIAFTIEMNKEKMSYSPAGPTILESSSKYLDSGIIAYKVAEFLKQNGYDSRAHIDGNYRIICPLVASDADLGEIGRMGLLMTQNLGPRVRIAVVTTEADLICDKKNRDFSIDDFCNICKKCAENCPPQAIEFDNKKLINGVRRWQINSEKCFTYWTSIGTDCGRCMRVCPYSHEDNFMHNTVRYFLKRSWLFRRVALLMDDYFYERKPKPKSYNSQKY from the coding sequence TTGAACTGGAATATCATTTTTTTTATTTTAATACCATTGTTTTTTTTCAGTTTTAGTCTGTTCTCATTAATTGAAAAAGAATATACAGCTTCGAAAAAAAGCTTTTCATTAGCAATTTTTTCGATCATCTTGCTAATCATTTTGATGAATTTTATCGAGATTCTGACTATAGTGAATATTATAATTTTAACTTCCACTATGATTATACTTACACCGTACAATGGAAAAATTTTAAAAGAATATTCAATTCCAAAAAAGTTGATAGATGAAAGAGACATAATGTTCTCCAGGAATCTATTAAAACCTGAAACAGATGAATATAAAGAATATTATTCAAATCATCCTGAATACGAAATTTTGGACAATAAATTCAGAAGCAACCCAGGACTTTTAAACGATAAATCTTATTACTATGACCAGAACACCTTTAATGCCTCGATTGCAACATTTCAAACAATTGAACTGCTTCATTGCAGCTTAGATAATAAGTCATTAGGTGATAAAAAATGTAATATCAATATGTCTGAGTTCTCAAAATTTATAAAAAAATGGATTCTTGATTCAGGAGCAAACTCTGTAGGTATTACAGAACTTAAAGATTATCATTTTTACACCCATATAGGTAGAGGAAAAGACCGAGGGAAAGAAATATTTAATAAACATAAAACTGCAATTGCCTTTACGATTGAGATGAATAAGGAGAAGATGTCTTACTCCCCGGCAGGTCCTACTATATTGGAATCTTCATCTAAATATTTAGATTCTGGTATAATTGCTTACAAGGTCGCAGAGTTTTTAAAACAAAATGGTTATGACTCTAGAGCACATATAGATGGAAATTACAGAATAATTTGCCCTCTTGTGGCAAGTGATGCAGATCTTGGAGAAATTGGCAGAATGGGACTTTTGATGACTCAAAATCTTGGTCCAAGGGTTCGTATTGCTGTTGTTACTACAGAAGCAGATTTAATATGTGATAAAAAAAATAGAGACTTTTCAATCGATGATTTTTGCAATATATGTAAAAAATGTGCAGAGAATTGTCCACCTCAAGCGATAGAATTTGATAACAAAAAATTGATCAATGGTGTAAGAAGATGGCAAATCAATAGTGAAAAATGCTTTACTTACTGGACTTCTATAGGAACAGATTGTGGTAGATGCATGAGGGTTTGTCCATATTCTCATGAAGACAATTTCATGCATAATACTGTTAGATACTTTCTCAAAAGGTCATGGCTATTTAGAAGAGTTGCATTGTTAATGGATGATTATTTCTATGAAAGAAAACCCAAACCTAAGAGTTACAATTCTCAAAAATATTAA
- a CDS encoding ketoacyl-ACP synthase III yields the protein MKSAILGTGYYVPENIVTNFDLEKLMDTNDEWITSRTGIKERRIASKEEMNSDLAVKAAERAILSSGLKNSDIDCVILATITGDYIWPATSCEVINKLGINGIMAFDISAACSGFVYALSIAKSYIEAGFKKNVLVIGVEKFSSTLNWNDRNTSILFADGAGAVVVGESDGVSEILEFSIGASGEKFKSLYVSAGGSNNPLSNEALENKENFIYMDGKEIFRNAVKIMPAELDKAIEKSNLKIEDIDYFIFHQANLRIIQSIAKRYGVNDEKVIINVNKYGNTSAATIPIALAEAFENGRIKKGDIVGMSAFGAGLTWGACVVKI from the coding sequence ATGAAATCAGCAATATTGGGAACGGGATATTATGTTCCAGAAAATATTGTAACAAATTTTGATCTTGAAAAATTGATGGATACAAACGATGAATGGATAACTTCAAGAACAGGGATTAAGGAAAGAAGAATTGCTTCAAAGGAAGAGATGAATTCAGATTTGGCTGTAAAGGCAGCAGAGAGAGCAATTCTCAGTTCGGGTTTAAAAAATTCAGATATAGATTGTGTTATTCTTGCAACCATTACCGGAGATTATATCTGGCCTGCCACTTCCTGTGAAGTTATTAATAAATTAGGTATTAACGGTATTATGGCTTTCGATATTTCGGCTGCTTGCTCTGGTTTTGTTTATGCTTTATCGATAGCAAAAAGTTATATTGAGGCAGGTTTTAAGAAGAATGTACTTGTTATAGGAGTAGAGAAGTTCTCTTCGACCCTTAATTGGAACGACAGAAATACTTCGATACTTTTTGCAGACGGTGCAGGGGCTGTAGTAGTTGGAGAATCGGATGGAGTTTCAGAAATCTTAGAGTTTTCTATTGGAGCAAGTGGTGAAAAATTTAAATCACTGTACGTATCAGCTGGTGGAAGTAACAATCCTCTTAGTAATGAAGCGCTGGAAAACAAAGAAAATTTTATCTACATGGACGGCAAAGAAATTTTCCGTAATGCAGTAAAGATAATGCCTGCTGAACTTGATAAAGCAATTGAAAAATCAAATTTAAAAATAGAAGATATAGATTATTTTATTTTTCATCAAGCTAACTTAAGAATTATTCAATCTATTGCGAAAAGATATGGTGTTAATGATGAAAAAGTAATTATTAATGTTAACAAGTATGGAAATACTTCTGCTGCAACAATCCCTATTGCACTTGCAGAAGCTTTTGAAAATGGACGAATAAAAAAAGGTGATATAGTAGGTATGTCTGCTTTTGGTGCAGGATTAACTTGGGGAGCATGTGTCGTAAAAATTTAA
- a CDS encoding trypsin-like peptidase domain-containing protein, with amino-acid sequence MKSQFLLIFLIFFVSFSSDSKKLLEYEKNTISVFEDVNSSVAFITNKALKRDFYSLDIFEIPQGTGSGFIWDQDGHIVTNYHVIENANKLTVTLYDNSSYDAELVGIEPNKDIAVLKIKAPKEKLKSITLGNIDDLKVGRIVMAIGNPFGLDFTLTTGIISALGREIESGTGRKIHNVIQTDASINPGNSGGPLLNSSGELIGINTAIYSTSGSSAGIGFAIPINTVKEIVPQLIKFGKVIRPGLGVVVLDDSYAKRMGIEGVIIHKVEKNSSAFQAGLKGLSRDIFGRYVLGDIIIGINGISIDSGEKLSEILEKFKVGDTVEVIILRDDNHYRLNMKLQSVN; translated from the coding sequence ATGAAATCACAATTTTTACTAATATTTTTAATTTTTTTTGTATCGTTTTCCAGTGATAGTAAGAAACTTTTAGAATATGAAAAAAATACTATCAGTGTTTTTGAAGATGTAAATAGTTCAGTTGCCTTTATTACAAACAAGGCACTAAAAAGAGATTTTTATTCTCTAGATATCTTTGAAATTCCTCAAGGTACAGGTTCGGGTTTCATATGGGATCAGGATGGTCACATTGTTACCAATTATCATGTTATTGAAAATGCCAACAAACTTACCGTTACATTATACGATAATAGCTCCTATGATGCTGAACTTGTAGGTATTGAACCAAACAAAGATATAGCCGTTTTAAAGATAAAAGCTCCTAAGGAGAAACTTAAATCTATAACCCTTGGAAATATTGATGATTTGAAGGTTGGGCGAATCGTAATGGCAATTGGCAACCCATTTGGATTAGACTTTACCCTAACAACAGGTATAATCTCTGCTCTTGGTAGAGAAATAGAATCAGGTACTGGAAGAAAAATTCATAATGTTATACAAACAGACGCTTCCATTAATCCAGGCAATTCAGGTGGGCCATTATTAAACTCAAGTGGAGAATTAATAGGAATAAACACCGCTATATACAGCACATCAGGCTCAAGTGCTGGAATTGGTTTCGCAATTCCAATAAATACAGTGAAAGAAATAGTACCACAATTAATTAAGTTTGGTAAAGTAATAAGACCAGGTCTTGGGGTTGTAGTACTTGATGACTCCTATGCCAAAAGAATGGGTATTGAAGGCGTAATAATTCACAAAGTTGAAAAAAATAGTTCAGCTTTTCAAGCTGGTTTAAAAGGATTGTCCAGAGATATTTTTGGTAGATATGTATTAGGCGATATTATAATTGGTATCAATGGCATATCCATAGATTCTGGTGAAAAGCTATCTGAGATATTAGAGAAGTTTAAAGTTGGTGACACAGTTGAAGTAATAATATTAAGAGATGATAATCATTATAGATTAAACATGAAGTTACAAAGTGTAAATTAA
- a CDS encoding YitT family protein — translation MFDKIKSYVIITLALMTYSIGLLGFILPAGVVSGGVTGIATYVYLSTGIPIGLSIIIANSVLVALSLKILGKGFGAKTIFSIIMLSFTISLFQSFFEHPIVPDTFMAIIIGGSLMGLGIGIVFTQSGSTGGLDIVVMIINKYKNISPGKLLIIFDFFIITSSWFLHHSLENIVYGIVSVIVISYVIDLVIVGSKQSVQIMIISKKFSSEIADMINQEVDRGVTILKGKGWYSKDDIDVVMVVVRKFEIHYIYKIIKDIDPDSFLSIGNVMGVYGKGFDRLRI, via the coding sequence ATGTTTGATAAAATTAAAAGCTATGTAATAATTACACTAGCCCTTATGACTTACTCGATAGGTTTGCTTGGTTTTATTTTACCCGCAGGAGTTGTAAGTGGTGGAGTTACCGGTATAGCTACATATGTATACCTTTCAACAGGTATTCCAATAGGTCTGTCAATTATTATAGCCAATTCTGTATTGGTGGCTCTTTCACTAAAAATATTAGGCAAAGGATTTGGAGCTAAAACTATTTTTAGCATCATAATGCTATCTTTTACAATCTCGCTGTTTCAATCGTTTTTCGAGCATCCAATAGTACCGGATACTTTCATGGCAATCATAATTGGCGGTTCCTTAATGGGTCTTGGGATTGGAATTGTGTTTACTCAATCTGGTAGTACTGGTGGCTTGGATATTGTAGTCATGATAATTAACAAGTACAAAAATATCAGCCCTGGAAAACTTCTTATCATTTTCGATTTTTTTATTATCACTTCTTCATGGTTTTTACATCATTCACTGGAGAATATTGTTTATGGTATTGTTTCGGTAATTGTAATTTCTTACGTGATTGACCTTGTCATAGTAGGATCAAAACAATCTGTCCAGATCATGATAATAAGTAAAAAGTTTTCATCGGAAATTGCAGATATGATAAATCAGGAAGTTGACAGAGGTGTCACAATTTTAAAAGGAAAAGGATGGTATTCAAAAGACGATATTGATGTCGTTATGGTGGTTGTAAGAAAATTTGAGATTCACTATATCTATAAGATTATTAAAGATATTGATCCAGATAGCTTCCTATCCATTGGAAATGTTATGGGTGTTTACGGTAAAGGTTTTGATCGATTAAGAATATGA
- a CDS encoding tRNA (cytidine(34)-2'-O)-methyltransferase, whose product MKSWLNIVLFEPEIPQNTGNIGRLCVGLEIKLHLIEPLGFKITEKAIRRTGLDYWSDLDYQTYSSWDDFLEKCNPEKVFYASTKGQKEFYDLDFTEDSFIVFGKESAGLPAWFHEKYGLNGFKIPMPGKIRSINLSNSVSVVAYEAFRQIKYRKS is encoded by the coding sequence ATGAAATCATGGTTAAATATAGTACTCTTTGAACCAGAAATTCCACAAAATACGGGAAATATTGGAAGATTATGTGTCGGATTGGAAATAAAACTCCATCTAATTGAACCACTGGGATTTAAGATTACAGAGAAAGCTATCAGAAGAACCGGACTTGATTATTGGTCAGATCTGGACTATCAAACTTATAGTTCGTGGGATGATTTTCTAGAAAAATGTAATCCTGAAAAGGTTTTCTATGCATCCACAAAAGGTCAGAAAGAGTTTTATGATCTGGATTTTACAGAAGATTCATTCATTGTGTTTGGTAAAGAAAGTGCAGGTTTACCAGCTTGGTTTCATGAAAAATATGGGTTAAACGGGTTTAAAATTCCTATGCCCGGTAAAATTCGATCTATAAATTTGTCAAATAGTGTTTCAGTCGTCGCTTATGAAGCTTTTAGACAGATTAAATATAGAAAATCATAG
- the nusA gene encoding transcription termination factor NusA, translating to MDTREVVQAIEVLLKEKNIDRDKLGDIIESVFKTMIKKKFNIEEEEEVDESFSITFNIAHGDVEIIHERVVVADEDFVDEVKEVPYSEAVKIDDEIEIGEELPETVEFSEFGRRHIIAAKQNLIQKIRQVEKGILYDNYKDKIGEIITGQIHQTTAKEIKIHFEGEELTLPKSEWVFNERYRRGELIKVVIKDVIRKNHDVKIVVSRADKRFIKRLFETEVPEISDGIINIVDIARRPGIRTKIVIESIDSRVDPVGACVGQRGSRISAIVSELNKEKVDIIHFIREPRMYLTRLLGIKTEYELDLDESTRSAEVIVMDQLVKDVLGVKNSNVELVEELSGYTVKVISESEFEAANNIKVKDVEEFSNELIDFLELNDLSTAQDIFDKTKDELLDIEGMDDEKIEFILKTLNAYYGE from the coding sequence ATGGATACCCGTGAAGTGGTACAGGCGATAGAAGTTCTTTTAAAGGAGAAGAATATCGACAGAGATAAACTGGGAGATATTATCGAGTCGGTTTTCAAAACAATGATTAAGAAAAAGTTTAACATCGAAGAAGAAGAAGAGGTCGATGAAAGTTTTAGTATTACTTTCAACATCGCACATGGTGACGTTGAGATAATTCATGAGAGAGTCGTAGTTGCTGACGAAGATTTTGTAGATGAAGTTAAGGAAGTTCCTTATTCAGAAGCTGTAAAAATTGATGATGAGATCGAAATTGGTGAAGAGCTCCCAGAAACAGTAGAATTTTCTGAGTTTGGAAGAAGACATATTATTGCTGCGAAACAAAATTTAATCCAAAAGATCAGACAGGTTGAAAAAGGAATCCTTTACGACAACTATAAAGACAAAATTGGAGAAATCATCACTGGACAGATTCACCAAACAACAGCAAAAGAAATTAAAATTCATTTTGAAGGTGAAGAGCTTACTTTACCTAAATCGGAATGGGTTTTCAATGAAAGATATCGTCGTGGGGAATTGATAAAGGTAGTTATTAAAGACGTTATTAGAAAAAATCATGACGTAAAGATTGTAGTTTCCAGAGCAGATAAGAGATTTATCAAGCGTTTATTTGAAACTGAAGTACCTGAAATCAGCGATGGTATCATCAATATTGTGGACATTGCCAGAAGACCTGGAATTAGAACTAAGATTGTTATCGAATCTATTGACTCTCGTGTTGATCCTGTTGGAGCATGTGTTGGACAAAGAGGTTCTAGGATTTCTGCAATTGTGTCGGAGCTTAATAAAGAGAAAGTTGATATCATCCATTTCATTAGAGAACCAAGAATGTATCTTACTCGTCTTCTTGGTATTAAAACCGAATACGAGTTGGATCTTGATGAATCTACAAGATCAGCTGAAGTGATTGTTATGGATCAACTTGTGAAGGACGTTTTAGGTGTTAAGAACAGTAATGTTGAACTAGTTGAAGAATTAAGTGGATATACCGTTAAAGTTATTTCCGAATCGGAGTTTGAAGCTGCAAATAATATCAAAGTTAAAGACGTTGAAGAATTCAGCAATGAGCTTATCGACTTTTTAGAGCTAAATGATTTGAGTACTGCTCAAGATATTTTTGACAAAACAAAAGACGAACTTCTAGATATTGAAGGTATGGATGATGAGAAAATAGAGTTTATACTGAAAACATTAAACGCTTATTATGGAGAATAA
- a CDS encoding dual specificity protein phosphatase family protein: MEKFNFSAPTETETYVFGASRPGYPKKNICENDVFEWINFMKEKGIKKIICLLDHEQLSSLCINLLEIYIDNFGRDNVFHFPIKDYTYITETNLHNYLLPVIKNAVKFKSKIVIHCAGGIGRTGHILAAWLVHGRDFTIDDAIESVIKSGRDPLEAIESDNEKPETLIALLQNCSMSK, encoded by the coding sequence ATGGAAAAATTCAATTTTTCAGCCCCAACTGAGACAGAAACTTATGTATTTGGAGCAAGCAGACCTGGTTATCCTAAGAAAAATATTTGTGAAAATGATGTTTTTGAATGGATTAATTTCATGAAAGAAAAGGGAATAAAGAAGATTATATGTTTATTAGACCACGAACAATTGAGTTCTTTATGTATAAATCTCTTAGAAATTTATATAGACAATTTTGGACGAGACAATGTTTTTCATTTTCCGATAAAAGATTACACCTACATTACAGAAACAAATTTACACAATTATCTATTACCTGTTATAAAAAATGCAGTTAAGTTTAAATCAAAAATTGTAATTCATTGTGCAGGAGGAATCGGTAGGACTGGTCATATTCTTGCAGCTTGGCTTGTACATGGAAGAGATTTCACAATTGATGATGCTATTGAAAGCGTTATTAAATCTGGTAGAGATCCTTTGGAAGCTATTGAAAGTGATAATGAAAAACCTGAAACTTTGATAGCTCTTCTTCAAAATTGTTCAATGAGTAAATAA